The proteins below are encoded in one region of Homo sapiens chromosome 2, GRCh38.p14 Primary Assembly:
- the SERPINE2 gene encoding glia-derived nexin isoform c precursor (isoform c precursor is encoded by transcript variant 4) has product MSDCRSSLVEGTMNWHLPLFLLASVTLPSICSHFNPLSLEELGSNTGIQVFNQIVKSRPHDNIVISPHGIASVLGMLQLGADGRTKKQLAMVMRYGVNGVGKILKKINKAIVSKKNKDIVTVANAVFVKNASEIEVPFVTRNKDVFQCEVRNVNFEDPASACDSINAWVKNETRDMIDNLLSPDLIDGVLTRLVLVNAVYFKGLWKSRFQPENTKKRTFVAADGKSYQVPMLAQLSVFRCGSTSAPNDLWYNFIELPYHGESISMLIALPTESSTPLSAIIPHISTKTIDSWMSIMVPKRVQVILPKFTAVAQTDLKEPLKVLGITDMFDSSKANFAKITRSENLHVSHILQKAKIEVSEDGTKASAATTAILIARSSPPWFIVDRPFLFFIRHNPTGAVLFMGQINKP; this is encoded by the exons GTCGTCCTTGGTGGAAGGAACCATGAACTGGCATCTCCCCCTCTTCCTCTTGGCCTCTGTGACGCTGCCTTCCATCTGCTCCCACTTCAATCCTCTGTCTCTCGAGGAACTAGGCTCCAACACGGGGATCCAGGTTTTCAATCAGATTGTGAAGTCGAGGCCTCATGACAACATCGTGATCTCTCCCCATGGGATTGCGTCGGTCCTGGGGATGCTTCAGCTGGGGGCGGACGGCAGGACCAAGAAGCAGCTCGCCATGGTGATGAGATACGGCGTAAATG GAGTtggtaaaatattaaagaagatcAACAAGGCCATCGTCTCCAAGAAGAATAAAGACATTGTGACAGTGGCTAACGCCGTGTTTGTTAAGAATGCCTCTGAAATTGAAGTGCCTTTTGTTACAAGGAACAAAGATGTGTTCCAGTGTGAGGTCCGGAATGTGAACTTTGAGgatccagcctctgcctgtgaTTCCATCAATGCATGGGTTAAAAATGAAACCAGGG ATATGATTGACAATCTGCTGTCCCCAGATCTTATTGATGGTGTGCTCACCAGACTGGTCCTCGTCAACGCAGTGTATTTCAAGGGTCTGTGGAAATCACGGTTCCAACCCGAGAACACAAAGAAACGCACTTTCGTGGCAGCCGACGGGAAATCCTATCAAGTGCCAATGCTGGCCCAGCTCTCCGTGTTCCGGTGTG GGTCGACAAGTGCCCCCAATGATTTATGGTACAACTTCATTGAACTGCCCTACCACGGGGAAAGCATCAGCATGCTGATTGCACTGCCGACTGAGAGCTCCACTCCGCTGTCTGCCATCATCCCACACATCAGCACCAAGACCATAGACAGCTGGATGAGCATCATGGTGCCCAAGAGGGTGCAGGTGATCCTGCCCAA GTTCACAGCTGTAGCACAAACAGATTTGAAGGAGCCGCTGAAAGTTCTTGGCATTACTGACATGTTTGATTCATCAAAGgcaaattttgcaaaaataacaa GGTCAGAAAACCTCCATGTTTCTCATATCttgcaaaaagcaaaaattgaagtCAGTGAAGATGGAACCAAAGCTTCAGCAGCAACAA CTGCAATTCTCATTGCAAGATCATCGCCTCCCTGGTTTATAGTAGACagaccttttctgtttttcatccgACATAATCCTACAG GTGCTGTGTTATTCATGGGGCAGATAAACAAACCCTGA
- the SERPINE2 gene encoding glia-derived nexin isoform X3, producing the protein MNWHLPLFLLASVTLPSICSHFNPLSLEELGSNTGIQVFNQIVKSRPHDNIVISPHGIASVLGMLQLGADGRTKKQLAMVMRYGVNGVGKILKKINKAIVSKKNKDIVTVANAVFVKNASEIEVPFVTRNKDVFQCEVRNVNFEDPASACDSINAWVKNETRDMIDNLLSPDLIDGVLTRLVLVNAVYFKGLWKSRFQPENTKKRTFVAADGKSYQVPMLAQLSVFRCGSTSAPNDLWYNFIELPYHGESISMLIALPTESSTPLSAIIPHISTKTIDSWMSIMVPKRVQVILPKFTAVAQTDLKEPLKVLGITDMFDSSKANFAKITRSENLHVSHILQKAKIEVSEDGTKASAATTAILIARSSPPWFIVDRPFLFFIRHNPTGAVLFMGQINKP; encoded by the exons ATGAACTGGCATCTCCCCCTCTTCCTCTTGGCCTCTGTGACGCTGCCTTCCATCTGCTCCCACTTCAATCCTCTGTCTCTCGAGGAACTAGGCTCCAACACGGGGATCCAGGTTTTCAATCAGATTGTGAAGTCGAGGCCTCATGACAACATCGTGATCTCTCCCCATGGGATTGCGTCGGTCCTGGGGATGCTTCAGCTGGGGGCGGACGGCAGGACCAAGAAGCAGCTCGCCATGGTGATGAGATACGGCGTAAATG GAGTtggtaaaatattaaagaagatcAACAAGGCCATCGTCTCCAAGAAGAATAAAGACATTGTGACAGTGGCTAACGCCGTGTTTGTTAAGAATGCCTCTGAAATTGAAGTGCCTTTTGTTACAAGGAACAAAGATGTGTTCCAGTGTGAGGTCCGGAATGTGAACTTTGAGgatccagcctctgcctgtgaTTCCATCAATGCATGGGTTAAAAATGAAACCAGGG ATATGATTGACAATCTGCTGTCCCCAGATCTTATTGATGGTGTGCTCACCAGACTGGTCCTCGTCAACGCAGTGTATTTCAAGGGTCTGTGGAAATCACGGTTCCAACCCGAGAACACAAAGAAACGCACTTTCGTGGCAGCCGACGGGAAATCCTATCAAGTGCCAATGCTGGCCCAGCTCTCCGTGTTCCGGTGTG GGTCGACAAGTGCCCCCAATGATTTATGGTACAACTTCATTGAACTGCCCTACCACGGGGAAAGCATCAGCATGCTGATTGCACTGCCGACTGAGAGCTCCACTCCGCTGTCTGCCATCATCCCACACATCAGCACCAAGACCATAGACAGCTGGATGAGCATCATGGTGCCCAAGAGGGTGCAGGTGATCCTGCCCAA GTTCACAGCTGTAGCACAAACAGATTTGAAGGAGCCGCTGAAAGTTCTTGGCATTACTGACATGTTTGATTCATCAAAGgcaaattttgcaaaaataacaa GGTCAGAAAACCTCCATGTTTCTCATATCttgcaaaaagcaaaaattgaagtCAGTGAAGATGGAACCAAAGCTTCAGCAGCAACAA CTGCAATTCTCATTGCAAGATCATCGCCTCCCTGGTTTATAGTAGACagaccttttctgtttttcatccgACATAATCCTACAG GTGCTGTGTTATTCATGGGGCAGATAAACAAACCCTGA
- the SERPINE2 gene encoding glia-derived nexin isoform X1, producing MSDCRSSLVEGTMNWHLPLFLLASVTLPSICSHFNPLSLEELGSNTGIQVFNQIVKSRPHDNIVISPHGIASVLGMLQLGADGRTKKQLAMVMRYGVNGVGKILKKINKAIVSKKNKDIVTVANAVFVKNASEIEVPFVTRNKDVFQCEVRNVNFEDPASACDSINAWVKNETRDMIDNLLSPDLIDGVLTRLVLVNAVYFKGLWKSRFQPENTKKRTFVAADGKSYQVPMLAQLSVFRCGSTSAPNDLWYNFIELPYHGESISMLIALPTESSTPLSAIIPHISTKTIDSWMSIMVPKRVQVILPKFTAVAQTDLKEPLKVLGITDMFDSSKANFAKITTGSENLHVSHILQKAKIEVSEDGTKASAATTAILIARSSPPWFIVDRPFLFFIRHNPTGAVLFMGQINKP from the exons GTCGTCCTTGGTGGAAGGAACCATGAACTGGCATCTCCCCCTCTTCCTCTTGGCCTCTGTGACGCTGCCTTCCATCTGCTCCCACTTCAATCCTCTGTCTCTCGAGGAACTAGGCTCCAACACGGGGATCCAGGTTTTCAATCAGATTGTGAAGTCGAGGCCTCATGACAACATCGTGATCTCTCCCCATGGGATTGCGTCGGTCCTGGGGATGCTTCAGCTGGGGGCGGACGGCAGGACCAAGAAGCAGCTCGCCATGGTGATGAGATACGGCGTAAATG GAGTtggtaaaatattaaagaagatcAACAAGGCCATCGTCTCCAAGAAGAATAAAGACATTGTGACAGTGGCTAACGCCGTGTTTGTTAAGAATGCCTCTGAAATTGAAGTGCCTTTTGTTACAAGGAACAAAGATGTGTTCCAGTGTGAGGTCCGGAATGTGAACTTTGAGgatccagcctctgcctgtgaTTCCATCAATGCATGGGTTAAAAATGAAACCAGGG ATATGATTGACAATCTGCTGTCCCCAGATCTTATTGATGGTGTGCTCACCAGACTGGTCCTCGTCAACGCAGTGTATTTCAAGGGTCTGTGGAAATCACGGTTCCAACCCGAGAACACAAAGAAACGCACTTTCGTGGCAGCCGACGGGAAATCCTATCAAGTGCCAATGCTGGCCCAGCTCTCCGTGTTCCGGTGTG GGTCGACAAGTGCCCCCAATGATTTATGGTACAACTTCATTGAACTGCCCTACCACGGGGAAAGCATCAGCATGCTGATTGCACTGCCGACTGAGAGCTCCACTCCGCTGTCTGCCATCATCCCACACATCAGCACCAAGACCATAGACAGCTGGATGAGCATCATGGTGCCCAAGAGGGTGCAGGTGATCCTGCCCAA GTTCACAGCTGTAGCACAAACAGATTTGAAGGAGCCGCTGAAAGTTCTTGGCATTACTGACATGTTTGATTCATCAAAGgcaaattttgcaaaaataacaa cAGGGTCAGAAAACCTCCATGTTTCTCATATCttgcaaaaagcaaaaattgaagtCAGTGAAGATGGAACCAAAGCTTCAGCAGCAACAA CTGCAATTCTCATTGCAAGATCATCGCCTCCCTGGTTTATAGTAGACagaccttttctgtttttcatccgACATAATCCTACAG GTGCTGTGTTATTCATGGGGCAGATAAACAAACCCTGA
- the SERPINE2 gene encoding glia-derived nexin isoform a precursor (isoform a precursor is encoded by transcript variant 1), whose translation MNWHLPLFLLASVTLPSICSHFNPLSLEELGSNTGIQVFNQIVKSRPHDNIVISPHGIASVLGMLQLGADGRTKKQLAMVMRYGVNGVGKILKKINKAIVSKKNKDIVTVANAVFVKNASEIEVPFVTRNKDVFQCEVRNVNFEDPASACDSINAWVKNETRDMIDNLLSPDLIDGVLTRLVLVNAVYFKGLWKSRFQPENTKKRTFVAADGKSYQVPMLAQLSVFRCGSTSAPNDLWYNFIELPYHGESISMLIALPTESSTPLSAIIPHISTKTIDSWMSIMVPKRVQVILPKFTAVAQTDLKEPLKVLGITDMFDSSKANFAKITTGSENLHVSHILQKAKIEVSEDGTKASAATTAILIARSSPPWFIVDRPFLFFIRHNPTGAVLFMGQINKP comes from the exons ATGAACTGGCATCTCCCCCTCTTCCTCTTGGCCTCTGTGACGCTGCCTTCCATCTGCTCCCACTTCAATCCTCTGTCTCTCGAGGAACTAGGCTCCAACACGGGGATCCAGGTTTTCAATCAGATTGTGAAGTCGAGGCCTCATGACAACATCGTGATCTCTCCCCATGGGATTGCGTCGGTCCTGGGGATGCTTCAGCTGGGGGCGGACGGCAGGACCAAGAAGCAGCTCGCCATGGTGATGAGATACGGCGTAAATG GAGTtggtaaaatattaaagaagatcAACAAGGCCATCGTCTCCAAGAAGAATAAAGACATTGTGACAGTGGCTAACGCCGTGTTTGTTAAGAATGCCTCTGAAATTGAAGTGCCTTTTGTTACAAGGAACAAAGATGTGTTCCAGTGTGAGGTCCGGAATGTGAACTTTGAGgatccagcctctgcctgtgaTTCCATCAATGCATGGGTTAAAAATGAAACCAGGG ATATGATTGACAATCTGCTGTCCCCAGATCTTATTGATGGTGTGCTCACCAGACTGGTCCTCGTCAACGCAGTGTATTTCAAGGGTCTGTGGAAATCACGGTTCCAACCCGAGAACACAAAGAAACGCACTTTCGTGGCAGCCGACGGGAAATCCTATCAAGTGCCAATGCTGGCCCAGCTCTCCGTGTTCCGGTGTG GGTCGACAAGTGCCCCCAATGATTTATGGTACAACTTCATTGAACTGCCCTACCACGGGGAAAGCATCAGCATGCTGATTGCACTGCCGACTGAGAGCTCCACTCCGCTGTCTGCCATCATCCCACACATCAGCACCAAGACCATAGACAGCTGGATGAGCATCATGGTGCCCAAGAGGGTGCAGGTGATCCTGCCCAA GTTCACAGCTGTAGCACAAACAGATTTGAAGGAGCCGCTGAAAGTTCTTGGCATTACTGACATGTTTGATTCATCAAAGgcaaattttgcaaaaataacaa cAGGGTCAGAAAACCTCCATGTTTCTCATATCttgcaaaaagcaaaaattgaagtCAGTGAAGATGGAACCAAAGCTTCAGCAGCAACAA CTGCAATTCTCATTGCAAGATCATCGCCTCCCTGGTTTATAGTAGACagaccttttctgtttttcatccgACATAATCCTACAG GTGCTGTGTTATTCATGGGGCAGATAAACAAACCCTGA